A genome region from Acipenser ruthenus chromosome 29, fAciRut3.2 maternal haplotype, whole genome shotgun sequence includes the following:
- the LOC117428699 gene encoding large ribosomal subunit protein uL1: MSKVSRDTLYEATREVLQGSQQKERKFLETVELQISLKNYDPQKDKRFSGTVRLKTTPRPKFSICVLGDQQHCDEAKAADIPHMDIEALKKLNKNKKLVKKLAKKYDAFLASESLIKQIPRILGPGLNKAGKFPSLLTHNENMSTKVDEVKSTIKFQMKKVLCLAVGVGHVKMTEEELVYNIHLSINFLVSLLKKNWQNVRALYIKSTMGKPQRLY; the protein is encoded by the exons ATGAG CAAGGTTTCCAGAGACACCCTCTATGAGGCGACCCGAGAGGTCCTGCAGGGGTCCCAGCAGAAGGAGCGCAA GTTCCTGGAAACGGTGGAGCTGCAGATCAGCCTGAAGAACTACGACCCCCAGAAGGACAAGCGTTTCTCGGGCACTGTCAG ACTGAAGACCACCCCCCGGCCCAAGTTCTCAATCTGTGTCCTGGGAGACCAGCAGCACTGCGACGAAGCGAAGGCAGCAGACATTCCTCACATGGACATCGAGGCGCTCAAGAAACTCAACAAGAACAAGAAGCTGGTCAAAAAACTCG ctAAGAAGTACGATGCTTTCCTGGCTTCAGAGTCCCTGATCAAGCAGATCCCTCGTATCCTGGGTCCAGGGCTTAACAAGGCGGGCAAGTTCCCCTCCCTGCTCACCCACAACGAGAACATGAGCACCAAGGTGGACGAGGTGAAGTCCACCATCAAGTTCCAGATGAAGAAG GTACTGTGCCTGGCTGTGGGGGTGGGCCATGTGAAGATGACAGAAGAGGAGCTGGTGTACAACATCCACCTGTCAATCAACTTCCTGGTGTCTCTGCTCAAGAAGAACTGGCAGAATGTGAGAGCCCTGTACATCAAGAGCACCATGGGCAAGCCACAGCGCCTTTACTAG
- the LOC117426357 gene encoding Fanconi anemia group E protein-like, with translation MEGPGCLLERFEKSHRLLIQALMSGSTGATLALKVLQRLRGSFNWGGLVSTLTREEPCLEGEAHSLAVKPLVCLFPVAFKRNLLAFLHRTHATVPRDCLLDLVRSFQQDPKSDSWVQALLGVLNRDLESGDTAASIQLTSECQQRVKLLSEKIRAGSGPGGRWMGYFNAHSENYRKRKSDTVGLTQGSASDSEDGGSQSKKQKVTHAGDIAVDCGTEEKAAEEILDGPVLDEGLGSAGDCGLLGGLMASGESEKLQPSLASVSVVSEGQGTSKTGSVGELPDRIRSYVPKLRELLESDMEKSEPGSSEDLQVLNECDPAQVELLCSVLCLSEVPEQVLPQFCTVLLALSPDLSCSTAAELARSLFLSKVLSLTEPASRFLMTAVTSFCSRYPRPSCCSLIGPILQARFTGSVQMELVCRLIEDCLDPEHYVLVFGQVLCVPWREEVLSVIHTLLDRKVALSPDQFEQFIDRLSQQAAHFSKSMKFAKLVLAVLTKHQSSVTVTHKNTLACSIALNETFLKKCLEAALKRIAAV, from the exons ATGGAGGGCCCTGGCTGTCTGCTTGAGCGGTTTGAGAAGAGCCACCGCCTGCTTATCCAGGCCCTGATGTCGGGCAGCACCGGTGCCACCCTGGCGCTAAAGGTGTTGCAACGCTTGAGGGGGAGCTTTAACTGGGGGGGCCTGGTGAGCACCCTGACCAGAGAGGAGCCCTGTCTGGAGGGAGAGGCACACAGCCTGGCAGT GAAGCCTCTGGTCTGCCTGTTTCCTGTCGCATTCAAAAGGAACCTCCTAGCTTTCCTTCACAGGACCCACGCCACGGTGCCCAGAGATTGCCTGCTGGATTTGGTCCGCTCATTCCAACAGGACCCCAAATCTGACTCTTGGGTTCAGGCACTGCTCGGGGTCCTAAATCGGGACCTGGAATCCGGCGACACTGCTGCTTCGATCCAGCTGACCAGCGAGTGCCAACAGAGAGTGAAGCTGCTGTCCGAGAAAATCAGAGCAGGCAGTGGGCCTGGAGGCAGGTGGATGGGGTATTTCAATGCACACTCGGAGAACTACAGAAAGAGAAAGAGCGACACTGTCGGGCTGACCCAGGGCAGCGCCTCGGACTCTGAGGACGGGGGAAGCCAGAGCAAGAAGCAGAAAGTGACCCACGCTGGCGACATCGCCGTGGATTGTGGGACGGAGGAGAAGGCTGCGGAGGAAATCCTCGATGGGCCTGTCTTGGATGAAGGGCTGGGTAGCGCAGGGGATTGTGGGCTGCTTGGAGGACTGATGGCTTCGGGAGAGAGCGAGAAGCTTCAGCCGAGCCTGGCGTCTGTCTCTGTGGTATCTGAGGGACAGGGCACCTCCAAGACCGGCAGTGTTGGAGAGCTTCCTGACAGAATTCGG TCTTACGTTCCGAAGCTCAGGGAGCTACTGGAATCCGATATGGAG AAATCAGAGCCAGGCTCCAGTGAAGACCTGCAGGTGCTGAATGAGTGTGATCCAGCTCAG GTGGAGCTGTTGTGCAGTGTGCTGTGTCTCTCTGAGGTGCCCGAGCAAGTCTTGCCCCAGTTCTGCACCGTGCTGCTGGCGCTCTCCCCCGATCTGAGCTGCAGTACTGCAGCCGAGCTTGCCAGGAGTCTCTTCCTCAGCAAG GTCCTCTCCCTGACGGAGCCTGCCTCCCGATTCCTCATGACTGCAGTGACTTCGTTTTGCAGCCGCTACCCCCGGCCCTCCTGCTGCTCTCTGATTGGACCCATCCTGCAGGCCCGGTTCACAG GGAGTGTTCAGATGGAGCTGGTCTGCAGACTGATTGAGGACTGCCTGGACCCTGAACATTACGTGCTGGTGTTTGG ACAGGTGCTGTGCGTGCCGTGGAGGGAGGAGGTCCTCTCTGTCATTCACACACTGCTGGACAGGAAG GTGGCGCTCTCCCCGGACCAGTTTGAGCAGTTTATTGACAGGCTGAGCCAGCAGGCTGCCCACTTCAGCAAGTCCATGAAATTTGCAAAGCTGGTCCTTGCAGTCCTGACCAAGCACCAGAGCAGT GTAACCGTGACGCATAAAAACACTTTAGCGTGCTCCATTGCCTTAAACGAGACCTTCCTGAAGAAGTGTTTGGAAGCGGCCCTGAAGCGCATCGCTGCTGTCTGA
- the LOC117964379 gene encoding probable E3 ubiquitin-protein ligase makorin-1 isoform X1, translating into MERASVGNGTNNKRVSNTDRIPCRHFIHGTCRLGQSCHFSHQLPVWKSSQICKYFQKGRCWYGDRCRYQHVLQADGGYLGSRRGSAPALVPPWGGSAFPNRRGSEPSVHQAHGGYAGSRRGSEPAVTSLASLQRNFERLSTEFEEDEENHAATEFRPMRQQAEPVTAHAAQQTPNTPSLCRIGSMSSSASAPCLQIGAINVLECASKLGSHERHGLPKASSSQQEAAQSSSTDSRDMARGTDAGASASDAYERSKDVMCGICMDKVYEKPAPEDRRFGILPNCSHPFCLGCIVTWRKTKDFQDEVIKSCPQCRVKSTFYIPNKYWVSDPAQKHTLVAKFKERTSKIKCKFYMRHGCCPFRSECIYLHELPQGHRHLRRRRSAALPRRRSSTEVSDSEGFHIMQYAVALALLHDDDDVLDDHFSHRRFFEIFLNDSYLDSD; encoded by the exons ATGGAGCGAGCAAGCGTTGGCAACGGAACCAACAACAAACGGGTTTCCAATACAGACAGAATTCCCTGCAG GCACTTCATCCATGGGACATGTAGATTGGGCCAGAGCTGTCACTTCTCTCACCAGTTGCCGGTGTGGAAATCCTCCCAGATCTGCAAATACTTCCAGAAAGGCCGCTGCTGGTATGGAGACCGCTGCAG GTACCAACACGTCCTCCAGGCCGATGGTGGCTATTTGGGCAGCAGACGGGGCTCTGCGCCTGCCCTCGTGCCCCCCTGGGGCGGCAGTGCGTTCCCGAACCGCCGTGGCTCGGAGCCGTCTGTCCACCAGGCCCACGGGGGTTACGCCGGGAGTCGACGGGGGTCCGAACCTGCCGTTACGAGCCTGGCCAGCCTCCAGAGGAACTTTGAGCGCCTGAGCACAGAGTTTGAAGAGGATGAGGAAAATCACGCGGCTACTGAGTTCAGACCGATGAGGCAGCAAGCGG AACCAGTAACTGCACATGCAGCACAACAGACTCCAAACACCCCCTCTCTGTGCCGGATAGGTTCCATGTCCAGCTCTGCTTCGGCCCCTTGCCTCCAGATTGGTGCAATAAATGTTCTAGAATGTGCCAGCAAGTTGGGTTCTCATGAGCGACATGGTCTACCCAAG GCATCTTCCAGCCAACAAGAGGCAGCTCAGAGCAGCTCCACAGACTCCCGGGACATGGCTCGGGGTACTGATGCGGGGGCGTCTGCCTCGGATGCCTACGAGAGGAGTAAGGATGTGATGTGTGGGATCTGCATGGACAAGGTGTATGAGAAACCAGCCCCGGAGGATCGCCGCTTCGGAATCCTGCCCAACTGCAGCCACCCCTTCTGTTTGGGCTGCATCGTCACCTGGAGGAAAACCAAGGACTTCCAGGACGAGGTCATCAA GTCGTGCCCTCAGTGCAGAGTGAAGTCCACTTTCTACATTCCAAACAAATACTGGGTTAGTGACCCTGCCCAGAAGCACACCCTGGTTGCCAAATTTAAAGAAAGGACCAG CAAAATAAAGTGCAAGTTTTACATGCGGCATGGATGCTGTCCCTTCAGATCGGAGTGCATCTACCTGCACGAGCTGCCTCAAGGGCACAGGCACCTGAGAAGGAGGCGATCCGCAGCCTTA CCTCGTCGCCGCAGCTCCACAGAAGTGTCTGACAGTGAGGGTTTCCACATCATGCAGTATGCGGTCGCCCTGGCCTTGCTGCACGACGACGATGATGTGCTGGACGACCACTTCAGCCACCGCCGCTTCTTCGAGATCTTCCTAAACGACTCCTACTTGGACTCGGACTGA
- the LOC117964379 gene encoding probable E3 ubiquitin-protein ligase makorin-1 isoform X2, translating into MEARLGVTAQTRGLEASSGVLCRHFIHGTCRLGQSCHFSHQLPVWKSSQICKYFQKGRCWYGDRCRYQHVLQADGGYLGSRRGSAPALVPPWGGSAFPNRRGSEPSVHQAHGGYAGSRRGSEPAVTSLASLQRNFERLSTEFEEDEENHAATEFRPMRQQAEPVTAHAAQQTPNTPSLCRIGSMSSSASAPCLQIGAINVLECASKLGSHERHGLPKASSSQQEAAQSSSTDSRDMARGTDAGASASDAYERSKDVMCGICMDKVYEKPAPEDRRFGILPNCSHPFCLGCIVTWRKTKDFQDEVIKSCPQCRVKSTFYIPNKYWVSDPAQKHTLVAKFKERTSKIKCKFYMRHGCCPFRSECIYLHELPQGHRHLRRRRSAALPRRRSSTEVSDSEGFHIMQYAVALALLHDDDDVLDDHFSHRRFFEIFLNDSYLDSD; encoded by the exons ATGGAAGCCAGGCTAGGAGTTACAGCGCAAACCCGGGGTCTGGAAGCTAGCAGTGGCGTCCTATGCAG GCACTTCATCCATGGGACATGTAGATTGGGCCAGAGCTGTCACTTCTCTCACCAGTTGCCGGTGTGGAAATCCTCCCAGATCTGCAAATACTTCCAGAAAGGCCGCTGCTGGTATGGAGACCGCTGCAG GTACCAACACGTCCTCCAGGCCGATGGTGGCTATTTGGGCAGCAGACGGGGCTCTGCGCCTGCCCTCGTGCCCCCCTGGGGCGGCAGTGCGTTCCCGAACCGCCGTGGCTCGGAGCCGTCTGTCCACCAGGCCCACGGGGGTTACGCCGGGAGTCGACGGGGGTCCGAACCTGCCGTTACGAGCCTGGCCAGCCTCCAGAGGAACTTTGAGCGCCTGAGCACAGAGTTTGAAGAGGATGAGGAAAATCACGCGGCTACTGAGTTCAGACCGATGAGGCAGCAAGCGG AACCAGTAACTGCACATGCAGCACAACAGACTCCAAACACCCCCTCTCTGTGCCGGATAGGTTCCATGTCCAGCTCTGCTTCGGCCCCTTGCCTCCAGATTGGTGCAATAAATGTTCTAGAATGTGCCAGCAAGTTGGGTTCTCATGAGCGACATGGTCTACCCAAG GCATCTTCCAGCCAACAAGAGGCAGCTCAGAGCAGCTCCACAGACTCCCGGGACATGGCTCGGGGTACTGATGCGGGGGCGTCTGCCTCGGATGCCTACGAGAGGAGTAAGGATGTGATGTGTGGGATCTGCATGGACAAGGTGTATGAGAAACCAGCCCCGGAGGATCGCCGCTTCGGAATCCTGCCCAACTGCAGCCACCCCTTCTGTTTGGGCTGCATCGTCACCTGGAGGAAAACCAAGGACTTCCAGGACGAGGTCATCAA GTCGTGCCCTCAGTGCAGAGTGAAGTCCACTTTCTACATTCCAAACAAATACTGGGTTAGTGACCCTGCCCAGAAGCACACCCTGGTTGCCAAATTTAAAGAAAGGACCAG CAAAATAAAGTGCAAGTTTTACATGCGGCATGGATGCTGTCCCTTCAGATCGGAGTGCATCTACCTGCACGAGCTGCCTCAAGGGCACAGGCACCTGAGAAGGAGGCGATCCGCAGCCTTA CCTCGTCGCCGCAGCTCCACAGAAGTGTCTGACAGTGAGGGTTTCCACATCATGCAGTATGCGGTCGCCCTGGCCTTGCTGCACGACGACGATGATGTGCTGGACGACCACTTCAGCCACCGCCGCTTCTTCGAGATCTTCCTAAACGACTCCTACTTGGACTCGGACTGA